A genomic stretch from Candidatus Omnitrophota bacterium includes:
- the ispD gene encoding 2-C-methyl-D-erythritol 4-phosphate cytidylyltransferase gives MKVVAIIAAAGAGRRLGRKKALLGFSGKPLIYYCLNTLNSHRLIDGIIIAAASSDLKKIERLVGSYGFKKVISVVKGGAARRDSVRNALKHLPSGCGLVLIHDAARPFVDGRTITALIKQAMSGGAAIAAVRVKSTIKRVNTDRTVRATIDRDELVEAQTPQVFDRELLLRAYRDGAGLKATDDSFLVERLGRKVKVVEGSYFNIKITTPEDLVFAKAILKRCA, from the coding sequence ATGAAGGTCGTGGCTATAATTGCCGCCGCGGGAGCAGGCAGGCGGCTGGGCAGGAAAAAGGCGCTTTTAGGTTTTTCAGGCAAACCGCTAATATATTACTGCCTCAATACCCTGAACAGCCACCGGCTCATTGACGGCATCATAATCGCCGCGGCCTCAAGTGATCTAAAGAAGATAGAGCGGCTGGTCGGAAGTTACGGCTTCAAAAAGGTCATCAGCGTAGTTAAAGGCGGGGCCGCGCGCCGGGATTCGGTAAGAAACGCCTTAAAACATCTTCCTTCCGGCTGCGGCCTTGTGCTTATACACGACGCGGCCAGGCCGTTTGTTGATGGCCGGACAATAACAGCCCTGATAAAACAGGCAATGTCAGGCGGGGCGGCGATCGCCGCCGTCAGGGTAAAATCCACCATAAAGCGGGTAAATACCGACAGGACAGTGCGCGCTACTATTGACAGGGATGAGCTTGTTGAGGCGCAGACCCCGCAGGTGTTTGACAGGGAGCTGCTCCTCAGGGCATATAGGGATGGTGCCGGCCTCAAGGCAACAGACGATTCTTTTCTTGTGGAGCGCCTGGGCAGGAAGGTCAAGGTGGTAGAGGGCTCTTATTTTAACATCAAGATAACCACACCTGAGGATTTGGTGTTTGCGAAGGCGATATTGAAGAGATGCGCATAG
- a CDS encoding DUF362 domain-containing protein — protein MRSRVSIVRCGSYDREAVRQAVDDAVGLLGGITAFVKPGRKVLVKPNLLMAQGPEIPVCTHPEFIRAVVRMLKAINAEVLIGDGPSVWGGRSENVDEVYDVCGIREIARDEGCGIVYFDKHSWFGKIPLAAVLNEVDCVVSLPKLKTHNFTVLTAGVKNLFGLVSSSFKLKFHRDFFDAEHFSSVLVDIYEKVRPALTIIDAVTAMQGDGPGPSGTAKQLGLALASRDAVALDSVASTIMGLHPENVPTNRIAEKRQLGNIKKDSIELLGEDLSEINVGHFQQAGASIILRIPAPLAAVIKRFLKAWPLVLSRECRRCRKCAAACPEGAISFNENKDRIEIDYGKCISCFCCQETCPYAAIATRKSLLARLIGL, from the coding sequence ATGAGATCCAGAGTGTCCATAGTCAGGTGCGGCAGTTACGACAGGGAAGCGGTGCGGCAGGCGGTAGATGACGCCGTCGGCCTGCTCGGCGGCATAACCGCCTTTGTCAAGCCCGGCCGCAAAGTGCTGGTCAAGCCAAACCTGCTTATGGCGCAGGGCCCGGAAATACCGGTATGCACGCATCCGGAATTCATAAGGGCGGTGGTAAGGATGTTGAAGGCGATCAATGCAGAGGTGCTTATCGGCGACGGCCCCAGCGTCTGGGGAGGCCGCTCGGAAAATGTGGATGAGGTCTATGATGTCTGCGGCATCAGAGAGATAGCGCGGGATGAGGGCTGCGGTATCGTCTATTTTGACAAGCATTCCTGGTTTGGCAAGATACCCCTGGCCGCGGTCCTTAATGAGGTGGACTGCGTGGTGTCTTTGCCCAAACTTAAGACGCACAATTTTACGGTGCTTACCGCCGGGGTAAAAAATCTTTTCGGCCTGGTCAGCAGCAGTTTTAAACTCAAGTTCCATAGAGACTTTTTTGACGCGGAGCATTTTTCCTCCGTGCTGGTTGACATCTACGAAAAGGTAAGGCCGGCGCTGACTATAATTGACGCGGTAACCGCTATGCAGGGAGATGGTCCTGGCCCCAGCGGCACCGCGAAGCAGCTAGGTTTAGCGCTGGCTTCGCGTGATGCCGTGGCGCTTGACAGCGTGGCCTCTACGATCATGGGACTGCACCCGGAAAATGTGCCTACGAACAGGATCGCAGAAAAAAGGCAGTTGGGTAATATAAAAAAAGACAGCATAGAATTATTAGGCGAAGATTTAAGCGAGATAAATGTAGGGCATTTCCAGCAGGCAGGCGCCTCTATCATATTGAGGATCCCCGCCCCCTTAGCCGCGGTCATCAAAAGGTTCCTTAAGGCCTGGCCGCTTGTGCTGAGCAGGGAATGCAGGAGATGCCGCAAATGCGCAGCTGCCTGCCCTGAAGGGGCGATATCATTCAACGAAAATAAAGACAGAATAGAGATAGATTACGGCAAATGCATCAGTTGTTTCTGCTGCCAGGAGACCTGTCCGTATGCCGCGATCGCCACGAGGAAGAGTTTGCTGGCCAGATTGATCGGCTTGTAA
- the tmk gene encoding dTMP kinase, which translates to MKGIFVTFEGSEGSGKSTHSKMLCDYLRREGREVLFAREPGSTFVGEQIRKALLSVRNKSMSANCELMLYMAARAQIVDELIIPALKKGAAVVCDRFLDSTLAYQGYGLGMDLSAIRHMGKLVTRGIRPDITFFLDVEVNEGLRRAGSVKDRIELRPLAFHRRVRAGYLKLAKAEPGRVKVIKVDHNKEQTQEAIRKQIDDLIKKCHLRT; encoded by the coding sequence ATGAAGGGTATATTCGTCACATTCGAGGGCTCTGAGGGCTCCGGCAAGAGCACGCACTCTAAGATGCTTTGTGATTATTTGAGGCGCGAGGGCCGCGAGGTGTTGTTTGCGCGCGAGCCGGGCTCGACGTTTGTGGGCGAGCAGATAAGGAAGGCCCTGCTCAGCGTGAGAAACAAGTCGATGTCTGCCAACTGTGAACTGATGCTTTATATGGCGGCGAGGGCGCAGATCGTGGATGAGCTGATCATCCCCGCTTTGAAAAAAGGCGCCGCGGTGGTCTGCGACAGGTTCCTTGATTCAACGCTTGCCTATCAGGGCTATGGGCTGGGAATGGATTTATCGGCGATCCGCCACATGGGCAAACTGGTCACGCGCGGGATCAGGCCGGACATAACCTTTTTTCTTGATGTGGAGGTCAACGAAGGCCTTCGGCGCGCCGGCAGCGTAAAGGATAGGATAGAATTAAGGCCGCTTGCTTTTCACAGGAGAGTGAGGGCCGGCTATCTTAAGCTGGCAAAGGCCGAACCCGGCCGCGTCAAGGTGATCAAGGTCGACCACAATAAAGAGCAGACGCAAGAGGCGATAAGAAAACAGATAGACGATCTGATAAAGAAATGTCATTTAAGAACATAA
- a CDS encoding TatD family hydrolase, producing MLTDTHCHLDFPEYGEDLERVIENARQAGIAFIVNIGSSLKSSREAVSLSAKYDFIYAAVGLHPHEWKGFSAADISEVKSLAANKKVVAIGECGLDYHRAHDKERQKQLFSAHIDIAKEKGLPLVIHTRDAHNDTLDILRRAFPEGGIRGVVHCFSGDEKVLSECLELGLDISFTCNITYPAKGFNTRRDPADNILQRDKKAEDLRKLVGMIPLERLLLETDAPFLPPQELRGRRNEPAYVKYLADAIAEIKGISFDEVSRQTEANARRLFGI from the coding sequence ATGTTAACTGATACTCATTGCCACCTTGATTTCCCGGAATACGGCGAGGATCTGGAGCGGGTAATAGAGAACGCCAGGCAGGCGGGGATCGCCTTTATCGTGAATATCGGCTCCAGCTTGAAGTCCAGCCGGGAGGCAGTATCTCTGTCCGCGAAATACGATTTTATTTATGCCGCGGTTGGCCTGCATCCTCACGAATGGAAAGGTTTCTCCGCCGCGGACATATCGGAGGTCAAGTCGTTAGCGGCAAATAAAAAGGTTGTGGCAATAGGCGAATGCGGGCTGGATTATCACAGGGCCCACGATAAGGAAAGGCAAAAACAGCTCTTTTCGGCGCATATAGATATAGCCAAAGAGAAGGGCCTGCCGCTGGTCATACACACCAGGGACGCGCACAATGATACGCTTGATATCTTAAGGCGCGCTTTCCCGGAGGGCGGTATCAGGGGGGTGGTGCATTGTTTTTCCGGCGACGAAAAGGTGCTTTCTGAGTGCCTTGAGCTGGGGCTGGACATATCCTTCACCTGCAATATAACATATCCCGCTAAGGGCTTTAATACCCGGCGGGATCCCGCCGATAATATACTTCAGCGGGACAAGAAGGCGGAGGATTTAAGAAAACTGGTCGGCATGATTCCGCTTGAACGGCTCTTGCTTGAAACCGACGCGCCGTTCCTGCCGCCGCAGGAGTTAAGGGGCAGGCGTAATGAGCCGGCGTATGTGAAATACCTGGCTGACGCGATAGCGGAGATCAAGGGAATAAGTTTTGACGAGGTATCGCGCCAGACCGAAGCCAACGCCAGAAGGTTGTTTGGAATATGA
- the metG gene encoding methionine--tRNA ligase, giving the protein MPEKFYITTPIYYVNASPHIGHSYTTVAADTIARFMRGRIGKENVLFLTGTDEHGQKVQRAAEEAGVAVREFTDRTSGKFRDLWQALNIQYDDFIRTTEQRHIEAVQKVLTMLYDKGDIFQSKYEGLYCTPCETFWTGTQAEDGLCPDCKRKLESISETNFFFNLSKYQEALMKHIASHPGFIRPRIRENEVMSFLEHNRLSDLCISRPKERLGWGIPLPFSPDHVTYVWFDALINYISAIGFARDRKKFDKFWPADIHIMAKDILRQHAIYWPIMLMALGEKLPEVVFAHGWWKIDEKKMSKSLGNVVDPYAMVEKYGVEAYRYFLLREVQFGFDGNFSEEALVKRVNSDLANDLGNLAHRSATMLEKYCAGKLPEKGGAFPADFDKALKELPEAVEAFMLEYNFSAALEKIWGLINKANKYIEDTKPWALAKEKKDKELYLFLNLLVEVIKTVAAALAALMPQASQKLLKQFSAPEIKKGEPLFPRIETN; this is encoded by the coding sequence ATGCCTGAAAAATTCTACATAACCACTCCGATCTATTACGTGAATGCCTCTCCGCACATAGGGCATTCCTATACGACGGTTGCCGCTGATACTATCGCGCGTTTTATGAGGGGCAGGATCGGCAAGGAGAACGTGCTCTTTCTTACCGGCACCGACGAGCACGGCCAGAAAGTGCAGCGCGCGGCGGAAGAGGCGGGCGTGGCCGTGCGGGAATTCACCGACAGGACATCCGGGAAATTCAGGGATCTCTGGCAGGCGCTGAACATCCAATACGACGATTTTATACGCACTACGGAACAAAGGCACATTGAGGCGGTGCAGAAGGTTTTAACCATGCTTTATGATAAGGGCGATATCTTTCAGTCAAAGTATGAGGGGCTCTACTGCACGCCCTGCGAGACATTCTGGACAGGGACTCAAGCCGAGGACGGGCTCTGCCCTGACTGTAAGCGCAAGCTGGAAAGCATAAGCGAGACAAACTTCTTCTTTAATCTTTCTAAATATCAGGAAGCGCTTATGAAGCATATCGCCTCGCACCCGGGTTTTATCCGGCCCAGGATACGCGAGAACGAGGTGATGAGCTTTCTTGAGCATAACCGCTTGTCCGACCTGTGCATATCGCGCCCCAAAGAGCGGCTGGGCTGGGGCATCCCGCTGCCGTTCAGCCCGGATCATGTTACCTATGTCTGGTTTGACGCGCTGATAAATTACATCAGCGCGATCGGCTTCGCGCGGGACAGGAAGAAATTTGATAAATTCTGGCCGGCGGACATACACATCATGGCAAAGGACATACTCAGGCAGCACGCCATATACTGGCCGATAATGCTCATGGCCCTCGGCGAGAAGCTTCCCGAGGTAGTGTTCGCCCACGGCTGGTGGAAGATAGACGAGAAAAAGATGTCAAAGTCACTGGGCAACGTGGTTGACCCCTATGCCATGGTTGAGAAATACGGCGTAGAGGCCTACAGGTATTTCCTGCTCAGAGAGGTGCAGTTCGGCTTTGACGGCAACTTTTCCGAAGAGGCGCTGGTCAAGCGCGTCAACAGCGACCTTGCCAACGATCTGGGCAATCTCGCGCACAGGAGCGCCACGATGCTGGAGAAATACTGCGCCGGAAAACTGCCGGAGAAAGGCGGAGCGTTCCCCGCTGATTTTGACAAGGCGCTGAAAGAACTGCCTGAGGCGGTAGAGGCGTTCATGCTGGAATACAATTTCAGCGCCGCCCTTGAGAAGATATGGGGACTTATAAACAAGGCGAACAAATACATAGAAGACACAAAGCCCTGGGCCCTGGCAAAAGAAAAGAAGGACAAGGAGCTGTATCTGTTCTTGAACCTTCTGGTTGAGGTGATAAAGACAGTGGCCGCGGCCCTTGCCGCGCTTATGCCTCAGGCCTCGCAGAAGCTGTTGAAGCAGTTCTCGGCTCCAGAGATCAAAAAGGGCGAGCCCTTGTTTCCGAGAATAGAGACCAATTGA
- the cysE gene encoding serine O-acetyltransferase: protein MSILFYVLLAFILIIIAKAAVISLVFKEEIRSARERDPAARSNLEVILLYEGLHAVIAYRAARFFYKIRFFFIARLISVVARHFTGIEIHPGAKIGKGLFIDHGMGVVIGETSILGDNITLYQGVTLGGTGKEKGKRHPTLGNNVVIGAGAKVLGNIAVGDNSYVGANAVVIKDVPPNSTVVGVPGRVTKQDGKRMDFDLDHIHVIDPIMQNIEELEERVKKLEQDKH from the coding sequence ATGAGCATATTATTTTACGTTCTTCTTGCGTTTATTTTAATAATCATAGCCAAGGCGGCGGTCATCTCGCTGGTTTTTAAAGAGGAGATAAGGTCCGCCAGGGAGCGCGACCCGGCTGCCCGCTCAAATCTTGAGGTGATCCTGCTCTACGAAGGCCTGCATGCCGTGATCGCTTACCGCGCCGCGCGTTTCTTCTATAAAATACGCTTCTTTTTCATCGCGCGGCTGATAAGTGTCGTCGCGCGCCATTTCACCGGCATTGAGATCCATCCCGGGGCAAAAATAGGCAAGGGGCTGTTCATTGACCACGGTATGGGGGTTGTTATCGGCGAGACCTCGATCCTGGGCGATAATATTACTCTTTATCAGGGCGTGACACTGGGCGGCACCGGCAAAGAGAAGGGCAAGCGCCATCCCACTCTGGGCAACAACGTGGTCATCGGCGCGGGCGCAAAGGTATTGGGGAACATTGCCGTCGGCGATAATTCTTATGTGGGGGCGAACGCCGTGGTTATAAAGGATGTGCCGCCTAATTCAACGGTGGTGGGCGTGCCCGGGCGGGTCACCAAACAGGACGGCAAGAGAATGGATTTTGATCTTGACCACATCCATGTCATAGACCCGATCATGCAGAATATCGAGGAGCTGGAGGAGCGGGTCAAGAAGTTAGAACAAGATAAACACTAA
- the cysS gene encoding cysteine--tRNA ligase, with translation MSIQIYNSLTRKKEEFKPLKDKQVKMYVCGPTVYDEPHIGHARSAYIFDVVRRYLKYRGYKVKFVRNVTDVDDKIIDKARKECEGEDLNAATKKVAEKYLKAYHDALENLGIDNNDIVEPKASEYIPKMVKFIEGLIKKGAAYQSGGDVYFDIKLAKDYGKLSNQSLDKMEAGARVAVGESKKDPLDFALWKAAKEGEPSWKSPWGPGRPGWHIECSVMSSDILGDEFDIHGGGLDLIFPHHENEKAQSEGAGKKFAKYWMHHGLLTINSQKMSKSLGNFVTVTDFLVRHKNADLLKLLFLSAHYSSPVDYTDEKIAEAKEALERILIFMDKARKIRGKISLSANDKFKEIDEVKDKFTKSMDDDFNTPQALSYIFELISFGNKNTDNSKIVLSVRDAVTTLKNVLGLTIKEHIFLPGDKIQQMIEERNEARKKKDFALSDKIRQELEQLGIVLEDTKDGTTWRRKL, from the coding sequence ATGTCCATCCAAATCTACAATTCTCTCACAAGAAAGAAGGAAGAATTTAAGCCTCTGAAAGATAAGCAGGTGAAGATGTACGTGTGCGGCCCCACGGTTTACGATGAGCCGCACATAGGCCATGCGCGCAGCGCCTACATATTTGACGTGGTCAGGCGCTACCTGAAATACCGCGGTTACAAGGTGAAGTTCGTGCGCAACGTCACCGATGTCGACGACAAGATCATTGACAAGGCAAGGAAGGAATGCGAGGGCGAAGATTTGAACGCCGCCACAAAGAAGGTTGCCGAAAAATATCTCAAGGCATATCATGACGCACTGGAGAATTTAGGCATAGATAACAATGACATTGTTGAGCCCAAGGCAAGCGAATATATCCCCAAAATGGTTAAGTTTATAGAAGGACTCATAAAGAAGGGCGCTGCCTATCAGTCAGGCGGCGATGTTTATTTTGATATAAAGCTGGCAAAGGATTACGGAAAGCTGTCTAATCAATCCCTGGATAAAATGGAGGCAGGCGCGCGCGTTGCCGTGGGCGAGAGTAAGAAGGACCCGCTTGATTTCGCGCTGTGGAAGGCGGCAAAAGAAGGCGAGCCGTCGTGGAAGTCGCCGTGGGGGCCTGGCAGGCCGGGCTGGCATATAGAATGCTCGGTAATGAGTTCGGATATTCTGGGGGATGAATTTGACATTCACGGCGGAGGGCTGGACCTGATATTCCCTCACCATGAGAACGAGAAGGCGCAGTCCGAAGGCGCGGGCAAGAAATTCGCGAAATACTGGATGCACCACGGATTACTGACGATTAACAGCCAGAAGATGTCCAAGTCGCTGGGGAATTTTGTCACGGTGACTGATTTTCTCGTCAGACACAAGAACGCGGACCTGTTGAAACTGCTGTTTCTCTCGGCGCACTACTCCTCGCCTGTTGATTACACGGATGAGAAGATTGCCGAGGCAAAAGAGGCGCTGGAGCGCATCCTGATATTTATGGATAAGGCAAGGAAGATCAGGGGGAAAATATCTCTTTCAGCAAATGATAAATTCAAAGAGATTGATGAGGTAAAAGATAAATTTACTAAAAGTATGGACGATGATTTTAATACACCCCAAGCATTATCTTATATATTTGAGTTAATATCATTTGGGAATAAAAATACTGATAATTCCAAGATCGTTCTGAGCGTAAGAGATGCAGTTACTACTTTGAAAAATGTATTGGGGCTTACTATTAAGGAACATATTTTCTTACCCGGAGATAAGATTCAACAAATGATAGAAGAAAGAAACGAGGCAAGAAAGAAAAAAGATTTTGCTCTTTCAGACAAAATTAGGCAAGAATTGGAGCAGTTGGGCATTGTGCTTGAGGATACCAAGGACGGCACGACCTGGCGGAGAAAGCTGTAA
- the holB gene encoding DNA polymerase III subunit delta' translates to MSFKNIIGQPRAIALIKSQLKEGTLKGSYLFCGPSGIGKTLTALALAKALNCQEQGDDSCGACPSCRKIDGLNHPDVFLIEKKEGDSQIKVDDIRLMLERIALRPFEAKWKVFIIRDAQYLSLESANCLLKALEEPPDNSLIILTTSNSAAVIPTIISRCKKVTFGSLPLKAVGDILSEKYSLEADTSRFLAQFSGGSPGEAARFKDMDMLVVKNSIIDTFLFGLYPKVPSAVFDDEREDLRFTLAVLAAYLRDLWMLKIGLNSRLINEDRADNLESMSGRYSFEELDAAFNDLSQLSYLAERNVSTKLIFNFLRLRLCKR, encoded by the coding sequence ATGTCATTTAAGAACATAATTGGACAGCCGCGGGCAATAGCGCTCATCAAGTCGCAATTAAAAGAGGGCACGCTTAAGGGCTCGTATCTGTTCTGCGGCCCGTCCGGCATAGGCAAGACATTGACCGCGCTGGCCCTGGCAAAGGCGCTTAACTGCCAGGAGCAGGGCGATGATTCTTGCGGCGCCTGCCCTTCCTGCAGGAAGATAGACGGCCTTAATCATCCCGATGTTTTCCTGATAGAGAAGAAGGAAGGCGACTCGCAGATAAAGGTGGATGACATACGCCTGATGCTGGAAAGGATCGCCTTAAGGCCGTTTGAGGCAAAATGGAAGGTGTTTATTATCAGGGACGCGCAATACCTGAGTTTAGAGAGCGCCAACTGTCTGCTCAAGGCGCTGGAGGAGCCGCCGGATAATTCGCTGATCATACTCACCACGTCAAATTCCGCGGCGGTCATCCCCACGATCATCTCCAGGTGCAAGAAGGTTACCTTCGGCAGCCTGCCGCTTAAGGCGGTGGGGGATATCCTCTCGGAGAAGTATTCGCTGGAGGCGGACACGAGCCGATTTCTCGCCCAGTTCAGCGGGGGCTCTCCGGGTGAGGCGGCAAGGTTCAAGGATATGGATATGCTGGTCGTAAAGAACAGCATAATAGACACCTTTTTGTTCGGCCTCTACCCCAAGGTGCCCTCGGCCGTATTTGACGACGAGAGAGAGGACCTGAGATTTACCCTGGCGGTGTTAGCCGCCTACCTTCGCGATCTATGGATGCTGAAGATCGGCCTCAACAGCCGCCTGATAAATGAAGACAGGGCGGACAACCTTGAGTCAATGAGCGGCAGGTACAGTTTTGAGGAGCTGGACGCTGCATTTAACGACCTGAGCCAGTTGTCCTACCTGGCCGAGAGAAACGTAAGCACGAAACTGATATTCAACTTTCTGAGGTTAAGATTATGCAAGAGATAG
- a CDS encoding stage 0 sporulation family protein — protein MQEIVQVKLREAGQCTYFYNNGLALKLGDIVIVEQDRGLDYGHIACDAQVAAEPENKDNIKKVLRVATADDIEKIADNQLRAAEARKTCVIKIDQHRLDMKLVDCEYAFDRSKIIFYFTAEERIDFRELVKELAGIFKVRIELRQIGVRDEARLLGGLGSCGRELCCKTFLKDFVPVTIRMAKDEGLPLNPPKISGLCGRLMCCLAYEYDTYKEFSRGMPREGDKISTPEGKGKVVSVNILKRKAYVELEEGKQIIIDYTKK, from the coding sequence ATGCAAGAGATAGTGCAGGTTAAATTAAGAGAGGCCGGGCAGTGCACTTATTTCTACAACAACGGCCTTGCCCTGAAACTGGGCGATATAGTCATTGTGGAGCAGGACAGGGGGCTTGATTACGGCCATATCGCCTGCGACGCGCAGGTTGCCGCGGAGCCGGAGAACAAGGACAATATCAAGAAGGTCCTGCGCGTGGCAACGGCTGATGACATAGAGAAGATCGCCGATAACCAGCTTCGGGCGGCCGAGGCGCGCAAGACCTGCGTAATAAAGATCGATCAGCACCGGCTTGATATGAAACTGGTTGACTGCGAATACGCCTTTGACCGCAGCAAGATAATCTTTTACTTCACCGCGGAGGAGAGGATAGATTTCCGGGAACTGGTCAAGGAGCTGGCAGGCATATTCAAGGTAAGGATAGAGTTGAGGCAGATAGGCGTCAGGGATGAGGCGCGGCTTTTAGGGGGGCTGGGCTCCTGCGGCAGGGAGCTTTGCTGCAAGACATTCCTCAAGGACTTTGTGCCGGTCACGATAAGGATGGCAAAGGACGAAGGCCTGCCGCTGAATCCGCCCAAGATCTCCGGGCTATGCGGACGGCTGATGTGCTGCCTGGCCTATGAATATGATACCTACAAGGAATTCAGCCGCGGCATGCCCAGGGAGGGCGATAAGATCAGCACTCCCGAAGGCAAGGGCAAGGTCGTCTCGGTCAACATACTTAAACGCAAGGCGTACGTTGAATTGGAAGAAGGAAAACAAATAATCATAGATTATACGAAGAAATAA
- the ispF gene encoding 2-C-methyl-D-erythritol 2,4-cyclodiphosphate synthase — translation MRIGIGYDIHPLIEGRKLFLGGVEIPYNKGLLGHSDADALLHALCDAMLGAAGLGDIGKFFPDSEAEFHNISSIKLLERVNEMLADKGLRVSNVDSVVIADEPRLEPFKDRMQALIAGALKIEKGDACVKATSQEGLGLIGRGEAIAAYAVVLLEEKKGEKK, via the coding sequence ATGCGCATAGGAATCGGTTACGACATACATCCTTTGATCGAAGGCAGGAAGTTATTCCTGGGCGGGGTGGAGATACCGTACAATAAGGGCCTGCTGGGGCATTCCGACGCCGACGCGCTGCTGCACGCGCTCTGCGACGCGATGCTGGGAGCGGCGGGCTTAGGCGACATAGGCAAATTCTTCCCTGACAGCGAGGCGGAGTTTCACAACATCTCCAGCATAAAGCTGCTTGAACGCGTAAATGAAATGCTCGCGGATAAGGGTTTGCGCGTTTCCAACGTTGACAGCGTGGTGATCGCCGATGAGCCGCGGCTTGAGCCGTTCAAGGACAGGATGCAGGCGCTTATTGCTGGGGCGCTGAAAATAGAAAAGGGCGATGCCTGCGTCAAGGCCACCTCCCAGGAAGGGCTGGGCCTGATCGGAAGGGGCGAGGCGATCGCCGCCTACGCGGTCGTGCTGCTTGAAGAGAAAAAAGGAGAGAAGAAATGA
- a CDS encoding porin family protein: protein MRKVVVLGIIAIFVVFLGTALCQDIAGRWYAGAAATYVQPEDAEFKEKLTGLGRIFVGKGINNNLSAELEADSFRMKSKTGSKVRVSSVLASLELRKKFGVIYPYALAGLGWSFFSFDGMTPAETKDKSNSYAYKLGAGVEYFLNKDWALNYEAAHFYTDTGDTHSDVWNWQHSIGIKYYF from the coding sequence ATGCGCAAGGTAGTAGTCTTAGGAATTATAGCAATATTCGTGGTATTCTTGGGGACTGCCCTATGCCAGGACATAGCGGGCAGGTGGTACGCGGGCGCGGCGGCAACTTATGTTCAGCCGGAAGACGCGGAATTCAAGGAAAAGCTGACGGGTTTAGGCAGGATATTTGTGGGCAAAGGAATAAATAACAATCTTTCCGCGGAGCTTGAGGCGGATAGTTTCAGGATGAAATCAAAAACCGGCTCTAAGGTAAGGGTGAGCTCGGTCCTGGCCAGCCTGGAATTAAGGAAGAAGTTTGGAGTGATCTACCCTTACGCGCTGGCCGGATTGGGCTGGTCATTCTTCAGTTTTGACGGTATGACGCCCGCGGAGACAAAGGACAAATCAAACTCTTACGCGTATAAACTTGGCGCTGGAGTAGAGTATTTCCTGAATAAGGACTGGGCGCTGAATTATGAAGCGGCGCATTTTTACACCGACACAGGTGACACTCATTCCGATGTTTGGAACTGGCAGCACAGCATAGGCATAAAATACTATTTTTAG